One Bacillota bacterium genomic window, GCACGCGAACGAAACATCACTACCTTAACGCATGAGTTACGGTCTTTTAAGGTGAGGTATAAATGCCCGGAGGCGGCTGCCTTAAAATTGGAGATTTCTCCTTGCACCCATAGATTGGCCAGGACGTGATCGTTTTCTATCCTATCTTTTATGTGCGATGTTAATTCTGAAACAGTAAGGGTACGCATAAAATAGTTTTCCCCCTGACTTTTCCCAGGTTTGTCATCCGGCCGGCCTTTGGCCAGCCAGGGCTGGTTGCTTAACCTGCCTTTTGCGCCCGCTCATTGCAATTCATCTCGCCTGGCCAGGCTAAGGCTCAGCCGAACGCTCCAGCGGGGTTCCCAAATTAGTAAGCCTCATCTTAAGACCAGATATTTCAGCAATGGCTTAGATAAGAGTTGTATTCCGAAAACAGCGGTGATGCCATTGCTGTCCGCCGTCCTGGCTCAAGGGGCGGCTTCGCACGTCCTGTGCTCAGCCCCGCTTCCGCTTATCGGCTTCGCTAAGCCTGGCCACGGCTCGATTCAATGCATTCGCTCTGCGCAAATGGCAGGTTTGTCCGTAGCCTGTTTGGGACTATAAGCAAAATAATTTGTTATCCGGCCTTAGCGCAAGAGGCTGGTTGTCCTTAGTTTGCCACTAGAAATAATTATAGCACAGGTGCAAACACCTGTGCTATAATTATACTCCACTCACTCTCTCTTATTTCTCGTTTAAACTATACTTGTATGCTGCTAATGTGTTCTTCATTAACATGGTAATGGTCATGGGGCCTACACCGCCGGGAACGGGTGTAATCAAACTGGCTTTTTCTTTTACAGGCTCGTAATCAACATCACCAACAAGCTTTGCTTTACCTTCCGGGGTCTGACCTATTCTGTTTACACCAACATCAATAACAGCAGCACCTTCTTTAACCATATCGGCGGTAACTGCCTTGGGCTGTCCGGCGGCAACAATCAGGATATCGGCCTGCTTCGTATGGTAAGCAATATCCTTGGTGCCGGTATGGACAACGGTAACCGTTGAGTTAGCTCCCGGTCCCTTTTGGATCAGCATATTGGCAATAGGTTTACCCACAATATTACTCCTGCCCACTATTACAGTGTGCGCGCCCTTTGTTTCGGCTCCGCCTCTAATCAGGAGTTCTTGAATTCCAGCCGGTGTGCAGGGCTTAAAAATGGCCTCACCAATTACCAGTTTCCCTACATTAACCGGGTGAAACCCATCCACATCCTTATCAGGATTAATAGCGTACAGAACCTTGTTAGCATCAATATGCTTAGGTAAAGGAAGCTGTACTAAAATACCATGGATAGAATCGTCGTTATTATACCTGTCAACCAGTGCCAGAAGATCTTCTTCCGAGATGTCCCCGGGCTGATCGTCCTGAATCGAATTGTAGCCCAGCTCCTTAGCCGTTTTGCTTTTAGCGGTTACATAGCTGACCGATGCAGGGTTTTCTCCTACCAAGATGGTTACCAGGCCGGGAACTACATTATGCTTTTGCTTCAGCTCATCCACCTCGACCTTTATTTCGGCCCTAATTTGCTGTGCAACTTCTTTCCCAGAGATAACGTTTGCCGCCATTTAATTTCCTCCCATCCCTTTTTATTTCTTGCTGCCCAGGTATTCATGAATAGCATTGGCAGCTTTGCGTCCTGCACCCATAGCTAGAATAACTGTAGCCGCGCCGGTTACCACGTCACCGCCTGCATACACAGCGTGCTTAGAAGTGGCTCCGGTTTCCAGGTCAGCTGTAATATTACCTTTCTTATTCAACTCCAGTCCCTTAGTAGTTCTTGGGACCAGCGGGTTTGGCCCCTGGCCGATGGCTATGACCACGGTATCCATATCCATTGTATACTCTGAGCCTTTTATGGCAACGGGCCTGCGTCTACCGGAATCATCGGGTTCACCAAGCTCATACTTAATACATTTCAGCCCGGTTACCCACCCATTGTCGTCAGCAATTATTTCCACAGGACTTCTTAAGAGATCAAATTTAACGCCCTCTTCCTCAGCGTGCTCAACTTCTTCTGCCCGGGCCGGTAGTTCTTCCTTAGAACGTCTGTATATAATCCACGATTCTGCCGCTCCCAAACGCAATGCGGTACGGGCAGCGTCCATGGCAACGTTTCCGCCGCCGATAACAGCTACTTTGCTGCCAATTTTAATGGGTGTATCCCAATCAGGGAACTTGTAACCTTTCATAAGGTTGGTGCGGGTAAGAAACTCATTAGCAGAGTATACACCACAGGCATTCTCCCCGGGAATCTTCATAAAGTATGGCAGGCCGGCACCGGTGCCGATGAACACAGCGTCAAAACCTTCTTCTTCCAGCAGCTCATCCACGGTAGTTGCCTTACCAACTACTGAATTAACCTCTATGTCAACGCCCAATTGCTTGAGGTTTTCCACCTCAGCCTGGACTACATCTTTAGGTAAGCGAAATTCAGGAAT contains:
- the gltA gene encoding NADPH-dependent glutamate synthase; the protein is MTENKKPKKEIIPVKNPMPAQDAQERARNFSEVALGYTEEIAVAEAKRCLDCKKQPCRQGCPVEVDIPAFLNLVAERDFDGAIKKIKEKNALPAVCGRVCPQESQCESYCTLGKKHDPVGVGRVERFCADWELQKGVTTPSVEGLTGKNVAVIGSGPAGLTCAADLAKKGHKVTIFEALHVAGGVLMYGIPEFRLPKDVVQAEVENLKQLGVDIEVNSVVGKATTVDELLEEEGFDAVFIGTGAGLPYFMKIPGENACGVYSANEFLTRTNLMKGYKFPDWDTPIKIGSKVAVIGGGNVAMDAARTALRLGAAESWIIYRRSKEELPARAEEVEHAEEEGVKFDLLRSPVEIIADDNGWVTGLKCIKYELGEPDDSGRRRPVAIKGSEYTMDMDTVVIAIGQGPNPLVPRTTKGLELNKKGNITADLETGATSKHAVYAGGDVVTGAATVILAMGAGRKAANAIHEYLGSKK
- a CDS encoding bifunctional 5,10-methylene-tetrahydrofolate dehydrogenase/5,10-methylene-tetrahydrofolate cyclohydrolase, which codes for MAANVISGKEVAQQIRAEIKVEVDELKQKHNVVPGLVTILVGENPASVSYVTAKSKTAKELGYNSIQDDQPGDISEEDLLALVDRYNNDDSIHGILVQLPLPKHIDANKVLYAINPDKDVDGFHPVNVGKLVIGEAIFKPCTPAGIQELLIRGGAETKGAHTVIVGRSNIVGKPIANMLIQKGPGANSTVTVVHTGTKDIAYHTKQADILIVAAGQPKAVTADMVKEGAAVIDVGVNRIGQTPEGKAKLVGDVDYEPVKEKASLITPVPGGVGPMTITMLMKNTLAAYKYSLNEK